The Phyllostomus discolor isolate MPI-MPIP mPhyDis1 chromosome 4, mPhyDis1.pri.v3, whole genome shotgun sequence genome window below encodes:
- the LOC114495658 gene encoding tubulin alpha-4A chain translates to MRECISVHVGQAGVQMGNACWELYCLEHGIQPDGQMPSDKTIGGGDDSFTTFFCETGAGKHVPRAVFVDLEPTVIDEIRNGPYRQLFHPEQLITGKEDAANNYARGHYTIGKEIIDPVLDRIRKLSDQCTGLQGFLVFHSFGGGTGSGFTSLLMERLSVDYGKKSKLEFSIYPAPQVSTAVVEPYNSILTTHTTLEHSDCAFMVDNEAIYDICRRNLDIERPTYTNLNRLISQIVSSITASLRFDGALNVDLTEFQTNLVPYPRIHFPLATYAPVISAEKAYHEQLSVAEITNACFEPANQMVKCDPRHGKYMACCLLYRGDVVPKDVNAAIAAIKTKRSIQFVDWCPTGFKVGINYQPPTVVPGGDLAKVQRAVCMLSNTTAIAEAWARLDHKFDLMYAKRAFVHWYVGEGMEEGEFSEAREDMAALEKDYEEVGIDSYEDEDEGEE, encoded by the exons ATG CGTGAATGCATCTCAGTCCACGTAGGGCAGGCAGGTGTCCAGATGGGCAATGCCTGCTGGGAGCTCTACTGTCTGGAACATGGGATTCAGCCTGACGGGCAGATGCCCAGCGACAAGACCATTGGTGGGGGAGATGACTCCTTCACCACCTTCTTCTGTGAGACGGGAGCTGGAAAGCACGTGCCCCGGGCCGTGTTTGTGGATCTGGAGCCCACTGTGATTg ATGAGATCCGAAATGGCCCGTACCGGCAGCTCTTCCACCCAGAGCAGCTCATCACTGGGAAAGAGGATGCTGCGAACAACTATGCTCGTGGTCATTATACCATTGGCAAGGAGATCATTGACCCTGTCCTGGACCGGATCCGCAAGCTG TCCGACCAGTGCACAGGGCTGCAGGGCTTCCTGGTCTTCCACAGCTTTGGCGGGGGCACCGGCTCCGGCTTCACCTCGCTCCTCATGGAGCGGCTGTCTGTCGACTATGGCAAGAAATCCAAGCTGGAGTTCTCCATCTACCCAGCCCCCCAGGTGTCCACGGCCGTGGTGGAGCCCTACAACTCCATCCTGACCACCCACACCACCCTGGAGCACTCAGACTGCGCCTTCATGGTGGACAACGAAGCCATCTATGACATCTGCCGCCGCAACCTGGACATCGAGCGCCCCACCTACACCAACCTGAACCGCCTCATCAGCCAGATCGTCTCGTCCATCACGGCTTCCCTGCGCTTCGACGGGGCCCTCAACGTGGACCTGACAGAGTTCCAGACCAACCTGGTGCCCTACCCACGCATCCACTTCCCCCTGGCCACCTACGCGCCGGTCATCTCTGCAGAGAAGGCGTACCACGAGCAGCTGTCGGTCGCCGAGATCACCAACGCGTGCTTCGAGCCTGCCAACCAGATGGTGAAGTGTGACCCCCGGCACGGCAAGTACATGGCCTGCTGCCTGCTGTACCGTGGGGACGTGGTGCCCAAGGACGTCAACGCCGCCATCGCCGCCATCAAGACCAAGCGCAGCATTCAGTTCGTGGACTGGTGCCCCACGGGCTTCAAGGTCGGCATCAACTACCAGCCACCCACGGTGGTGCCCGGAGGTGACCTGGCCAAGGTGCAGCGTGCCGTGTGCATGCTGAGCAACACGACCGCCATTGCCGAGGCCTGGGCCCGTCTGGATCACAAGTTCGACCTGATGTACGCCAAGAGGGCGTTTGTGCACTGGTATGTGGGGGAGGGCATGGAGGAGGGTGAGTTCTCTGAGGCCCGGGAGGATATGGCCGCCCTGGAGAAGGATTACGAGGAAGTGGGCATCGACTCCTATGAGGACGAGGATGAAGGAGAAGAATAG